A DNA window from Streptomyces sp. CA-278952 contains the following coding sequences:
- a CDS encoding ATP-binding cassette domain-containing protein, with protein sequence MPPVPAVRTVGLSQGYRNRPIIENLDLHLKPGVTGLLGPNGAGKTTLLRTLATITPPQAGFLEIFGQVIRTERDARRARRMIGYLPQDFGYYPSFSVKDFVRYCAWLREVPDKAAGPATLKALEAVGLTDRAGHRMKSLSGGMLRRAGIAAAIVGSPSLVLLDEPTVGLDPAQRLDFRELIRSLAREGVAIVLSTHLVEDVGASCQTVLVLQDGQIVSSGSPQDLARQATPSAPGDSPLERGYMTVLANREPARETTC encoded by the coding sequence ATGCCGCCGGTTCCTGCCGTCCGAACGGTTGGCCTTTCGCAGGGCTACAGAAATCGACCTATCATTGAAAATCTTGACCTTCACCTTAAGCCCGGGGTAACCGGCCTGCTTGGACCCAACGGGGCAGGAAAAACGACACTGCTGCGAACACTCGCGACCATTACTCCCCCGCAAGCGGGATTTCTGGAAATTTTCGGACAGGTGATCCGGACTGAGCGGGACGCGCGCCGAGCACGCAGGATGATCGGCTATCTTCCTCAGGACTTCGGATACTACCCATCATTCTCCGTCAAAGATTTCGTACGCTACTGCGCATGGCTACGTGAGGTCCCCGACAAGGCCGCCGGACCAGCAACTTTGAAGGCGCTCGAAGCAGTTGGGCTGACAGATCGCGCCGGGCACCGGATGAAGTCACTTTCCGGCGGCATGCTGCGCCGTGCCGGGATTGCCGCCGCTATCGTCGGCTCACCCTCCCTGGTTCTGCTCGACGAGCCCACCGTCGGACTCGACCCCGCACAGCGTCTCGACTTCCGGGAACTCATCCGCTCGCTCGCGCGCGAAGGCGTTGCCATCGTCCTCAGCACCCATCTCGTCGAGGACGTAGGAGCGTCCTGCCAGACAGTCCTCGTTCTCCAAGACGGGCAGATCGTCAGCAGCGGAAGCCCTCAGGACCTGGCTCGACAAGCCACGCCATCTGCTCCAGGAGACAGTCCGCTGGAGCGCGGCTACATGACGGTCCTCGCGAACCGTGAGCCCGCCCGGGAGACTACGTGCTGA
- a CDS encoding class I SAM-dependent methyltransferase, whose translation MADDCFGHPRLAGIYDPLDPDRSNLDAYLRIARELRARRVLDIGCGTGVFALLLAGRGVDVVGIDPAQASVDVARAKPGSERVRWICGDATALPPLQVDLATMTANVAQEIVDPDTWQKTLQGACEALRPGGHLVFETRDPARRAWEEWTREHSYRVTRIPGAGTVESWVQLIDVSRPLVTFRWTYVFATDGQVLTSDSTLRFRERDEVETDLVAHGYVVHDVRDAPDRPGREFVFLARRP comes from the coding sequence ATGGCTGACGACTGCTTCGGGCATCCACGACTCGCCGGGATCTACGACCCACTCGACCCCGACCGCAGCAATCTCGATGCCTACCTCCGGATAGCGCGAGAGCTGAGGGCGCGCCGGGTGCTGGACATCGGCTGCGGTACCGGGGTGTTCGCACTTCTCCTGGCCGGCCGCGGGGTCGACGTCGTCGGTATCGATCCCGCCCAGGCATCCGTCGACGTCGCCCGGGCCAAACCGGGCAGTGAGCGAGTGCGCTGGATCTGCGGTGACGCGACAGCCCTCCCGCCGCTGCAGGTCGACCTCGCAACGATGACAGCGAATGTCGCCCAGGAGATCGTTGATCCGGACACCTGGCAGAAGACGCTCCAGGGAGCCTGCGAAGCGCTACGGCCGGGCGGGCACCTGGTGTTCGAGACCCGAGATCCGGCCAGACGTGCGTGGGAAGAGTGGACCCGCGAGCACTCCTACCGCGTGACACGGATCCCGGGCGCCGGCACTGTGGAGAGCTGGGTCCAGCTGATCGACGTGAGTCGGCCCCTGGTGACCTTCCGCTGGACCTACGTCTTCGCCACGGACGGACAGGTGCTCACCTCGGACTCGACGCTGCGCTTCCGGGAGCGCGACGAGGTCGAGACGGATCTGGTCGCCCACGGCTACGTGGTGCACGACGTGCGCGATGCGCCTGACCGGCCAGGCAGAGAGTTCGTCTTCCTCGCACGACGCCCCTGA
- a CDS encoding DUF6233 domain-containing protein — MGDLPPDLERLRTLETWLVLSLKRVREQIAAVERLAQSQRAPQPSMGDLPPDVVRLRTLETWLALSLDRVREQIAAVERPVQPQRARWPSAAARSAVPPRAPTPDWGISSAGIGRSVAEVHRGDCFTGGNRMMLPISAERARAELAGGVQACGVCRPDNVLNRL, encoded by the coding sequence ATGGGTGATCTGCCGCCTGACCTGGAGCGGCTCCGGACGCTGGAAACGTGGCTGGTCCTCTCCCTGAAGCGGGTCCGGGAGCAGATCGCGGCTGTCGAGCGGCTGGCACAGTCCCAGCGCGCACCGCAGCCCTCCATGGGCGATCTGCCGCCTGACGTGGTTCGGCTGCGGACGCTGGAAACGTGGCTGGCTCTCTCTCTGGACCGGGTGCGTGAGCAGATCGCGGCTGTCGAGCGGCCGGTACAACCTCAGCGCGCACGGTGGCCGTCGGCCGCCGCCCGGTCCGCCGTGCCGCCCCGCGCGCCGACGCCTGACTGGGGCATCTCTTCTGCCGGTATCGGGAGGTCTGTCGCTGAGGTCCACCGGGGCGACTGCTTCACCGGGGGCAACCGGATGATGCTGCCGATCAGTGCGGAGCGTGCCCGTGCGGAGCTGGCCGGCGGTGTCCAGGCCTGCGGGGTGTGCCGCCCGGACAACGTGCTCAACCGGCTGTGA
- a CDS encoding DEAD/DEAH box helicase, with protein sequence MSMQGITLRPHQVEAVDAIVRGLSLPADRTLPVGGLRGQVHMATGTGKTVTAAMAALKLCPNGVIGVLVPTLDLLTQTIEAWRRAGHTGPAVAVCSLGADPLLEALGVRCTTNPTQLALWASDGPVLVFATYASLAPQGLADDQNDDAPDTAAPGVLEQALRGSYGQKMAPFDLLVVDEAHRSSGSAAKAWACVHDQTRIPAMRRLYMTATPRLWEAGPAAADVAEKEDVDADPEMSAPAGTVPQNGGEALGGRLVASMDDTELYGPVLHETGLMESVERGVLARFEIDVLEIRDPSPLADDASLEERRGRRLAALQAALLKHADETGVRSYMTFHSRTLDAMSFARAMPETAARLHHADPAAYPGRVGADWLSGEHPATHRRDVLARYADGLDADGWVCELSFLASCRVLGEGVDIRGKRGVQAVVFADTRSSPVEVVQIIGRALRQEPGDGKVSRIIVPVFLQPGEDPGDMMASPSYTGLVAILQGLRAHDDRVIERMALPTTTARGQITSVLALDPQEATADENGDQGEGQEDVPDESVAAGPGDDDQDDADTDEHQDDEGEGGEETGAAPGIAGTSTPLLRFSLPRDPQSIALFLRTRVLRPDSEVWLTGYSALRAFVDEHGHAQVPSETTVELGDDGGTYGLGSWVTEQRRAFRAGTLKAWRTDLLNEVGMVWSVGDAAFWKNLGAARAYYAVHSTLACPRSAVMDGVAVGQWVANLRKPGGLGSDPVRADERRRALEAIDPDWNPQWPVEWQRHYAAARILLGEEQGPADVLPGVTVNGIDVGTWIAKQTDPSIWNTLLPEQSERLEALGLTPRATPAGKERGAGAFERGIVALTQYTAREGRVVVPRTHIEETPHGAVRLGTWISNTRTRRDKLSTEQREQLATLGIDWATAT encoded by the coding sequence ATGAGCATGCAGGGGATCACGCTGCGGCCGCATCAGGTTGAGGCGGTTGACGCGATCGTGCGCGGCCTGTCCCTCCCGGCCGACAGGACGCTGCCCGTGGGCGGGCTGCGCGGCCAGGTCCACATGGCCACCGGCACCGGCAAGACCGTCACCGCGGCGATGGCCGCGCTCAAGCTGTGCCCGAACGGAGTGATCGGCGTCCTGGTCCCGACCCTGGATCTGCTGACGCAGACGATCGAGGCATGGCGCCGGGCCGGGCACACCGGCCCGGCGGTCGCGGTGTGCTCCCTCGGGGCGGACCCGCTGCTGGAAGCCCTCGGGGTGCGGTGCACGACCAACCCGACCCAACTCGCCCTGTGGGCAAGCGACGGGCCGGTGCTGGTGTTCGCGACGTACGCCTCCCTCGCCCCGCAGGGCCTGGCCGACGACCAGAACGACGACGCCCCGGACACCGCCGCCCCCGGCGTCCTGGAACAGGCGCTGCGCGGCTCCTACGGGCAGAAAATGGCGCCCTTCGACCTATTGGTCGTGGACGAGGCCCATCGCTCGTCCGGCAGCGCCGCGAAGGCCTGGGCGTGCGTGCACGACCAGACCCGCATCCCGGCGATGCGGCGCCTGTACATGACGGCGACCCCGCGCCTGTGGGAAGCGGGACCCGCTGCGGCGGACGTCGCGGAGAAGGAGGACGTCGACGCCGACCCGGAGATGTCCGCCCCGGCCGGGACCGTCCCGCAGAACGGCGGTGAGGCGCTGGGCGGACGGCTCGTCGCCTCGATGGACGACACCGAGCTGTACGGGCCGGTCCTCCACGAGACCGGCCTCATGGAGAGTGTGGAGCGCGGCGTCCTCGCCCGGTTCGAGATCGACGTCCTGGAGATCCGCGACCCCTCACCCCTCGCCGACGACGCGTCACTGGAGGAACGGCGCGGCCGGCGGCTCGCCGCCCTACAGGCCGCGCTCCTCAAGCACGCCGACGAGACCGGCGTCCGCTCCTACATGACGTTCCACTCCCGCACCCTGGACGCGATGAGCTTCGCCCGTGCGATGCCGGAGACCGCCGCCCGCCTCCACCACGCCGACCCCGCCGCCTACCCGGGCCGGGTCGGCGCGGACTGGCTGTCCGGCGAACACCCCGCCACCCACCGGCGCGACGTCCTCGCCCGGTACGCGGACGGCCTCGACGCGGATGGATGGGTCTGCGAGCTGTCGTTCCTGGCCAGTTGCCGGGTCCTCGGGGAAGGCGTCGACATCAGGGGCAAGCGGGGAGTGCAGGCGGTCGTCTTCGCCGACACCCGCAGCAGCCCGGTCGAGGTCGTGCAGATCATCGGGCGGGCGCTGCGCCAAGAGCCCGGCGACGGCAAGGTCAGCAGGATCATCGTCCCGGTCTTCCTTCAGCCCGGGGAGGACCCCGGCGACATGATGGCCTCCCCCAGCTATACCGGGCTTGTCGCGATCCTCCAGGGCCTGCGTGCACACGATGACCGGGTCATCGAGCGCATGGCGCTGCCCACCACCACCGCACGCGGACAGATCACCTCCGTCCTCGCCCTCGACCCGCAGGAAGCCACGGCCGACGAGAACGGCGACCAGGGCGAGGGCCAGGAGGACGTCCCCGACGAAAGCGTGGCCGCCGGCCCCGGCGACGACGACCAGGACGACGCCGACACCGACGAGCACCAGGACGACGAGGGCGAGGGCGGCGAGGAGACCGGCGCGGCCCCGGGCATCGCGGGCACCAGCACGCCGCTGCTGCGGTTCTCCCTCCCCCGCGACCCGCAGTCCATTGCCCTGTTCCTCCGAACCCGCGTCCTGCGGCCCGACTCCGAGGTCTGGCTCACCGGGTACAGCGCCCTGCGCGCCTTCGTCGACGAGCACGGGCACGCGCAGGTCCCCAGCGAGACCACCGTCGAGCTGGGCGACGACGGCGGCACGTACGGGCTGGGCAGCTGGGTCACCGAGCAGCGCCGCGCGTTCCGCGCCGGGACCCTCAAGGCGTGGCGCACCGACCTGCTGAACGAGGTGGGCATGGTCTGGTCGGTCGGCGACGCGGCGTTCTGGAAGAACCTCGGTGCGGCCCGCGCCTACTACGCCGTCCACTCCACTCTGGCCTGCCCGAGGAGCGCGGTGATGGACGGGGTCGCGGTGGGCCAGTGGGTCGCCAATCTCCGCAAGCCGGGCGGACTCGGCAGCGACCCGGTACGGGCCGACGAACGACGCCGGGCACTGGAAGCGATCGACCCGGACTGGAACCCGCAGTGGCCCGTCGAATGGCAGCGCCACTACGCCGCCGCCCGCATCCTCCTCGGCGAGGAACAGGGCCCGGCCGATGTCCTGCCCGGCGTCACCGTGAACGGCATCGACGTCGGCACCTGGATCGCCAAGCAGACCGACCCCTCCATCTGGAACACCCTGCTGCCCGAACAGTCCGAGCGCCTGGAAGCACTCGGCCTCACCCCCCGGGCCACCCCGGCCGGGAAAGAGAGGGGGGCCGGGGCGTTCGAGCGAGGCATCGTCGCGCTCACCCAGTACACGGCGCGGGAAGGGCGGGTCGTCGTACCGAGGACCCACATCGAGGAGACACCCCACGGAGCGGTCCGGCTGGGCACCTGGATCAGCAACACCCGCACCCGGCGGGACAAGCTGAGCACCGAGCAGCGCGAGCAGCTCGCCACGCTCGGCATCGACTGGGCGACAGCGACCTGA